In one Fusarium keratoplasticum isolate Fu6.1 chromosome 5, whole genome shotgun sequence genomic region, the following are encoded:
- a CDS encoding hypothetical protein (Related to hexamer-binding protein HEXBP) yields the protein MADWGQTDQGGSSQWNTGGQDEWDTGKQDTNNFGNDGGFDNGGFANGDGFDNGGFENGDGAENGHANDNDKCFGCGETGHRRAECPNPQEMACRYCKQPGHMVKDCPDKPPMVCENCGEEGHMRKNCENARKINRDHIADVSLEEALNKIKQAVAERDVDDAKEGVQEYIKATNGEATYRDVQTALIEKDIGLWLIASEKPLLQVFANMDLQGNIGKKYTVSYRFTEKADRPREVEGWPKDRDELLSRLDDAGEVVDKGIPLCSNCKELGHISKYCTQEKAERTDAPKISCYNCGGEGHRVRDCPEPRVDKFACKNCGQSGHKASDCEEPPNPANVECRKCNEVGHFAKDCPQGGGRACRNCGEEGHMAKECDKPRDMSSVTCRNCDKPGHYSRECPEPKDWSKVQCSNCQQMGHTKVRCKEPPADEMDGGNFGDADNDAGWASAGGQTSGDHKIADDGWTVAPAASTADASVW from the exons ATGGCTGACTGGGGTCAAACCGATCAGGGGGGGTCGTCCCAGTGGAACACTGGAGGCCAGGACGAGTGGGACACTGGAAAGCAGGACAC CAACAACTTTGGCAATGACGGCGGTTTCGACAATGGTGGCTTTGCCAATGGCGATGGATTCGACAATGGTGGCTTTGAAAACGGCGACGGTGCCGAGAATGGTCATGCCAACGACAATGACAAGTGTTTCGGCTGCGGTGAAACTGG TCACCGTCGTGCTGAGTGCCCCAACCCTCAGGAGATGGCCTGCCGCTACTGCAAGCAGCCTGGTCACATGGTGAAGGATTGCCCTGACAAGCCTCCCATGGTCTGCGAGAACTGTGGTGAAGAAG GCCACATGCGCAAGAACTGCGAGAACGCTCGCAAGATCAACCGCGACCACATTGCTGATGTCTCTCTCGAGGAGGCCTtgaacaagatcaagcaggcCGTTGCTGAAAGAGACGTTGACGACGCCAAGGAGGGCGTCCAGGAGTACATCAAGGCGACCAACGGAGAGGCCACTTACCGTGATGTCCAGACCGCTCTCATTGAGAAAGACATCGGTCTCTGGCTGATTGCTTCCGAGAAGCCCCTTCTTCAGGTCTTCGCCAACATGGACCTCCAGGGAAACATAGGCAAGAAGTACACGGTCTCGTACCGCTTCACTGAGAAGGCGGACCGTCCTCGTGAGGTTGAGGGTTGGCCCAAGGACCGGGACGAACTCCTTTCTCGCCTTGACGACGCTGGAGAGGTCGTCGACAAGGGTATACCCCTGTGCAGCAACTGCAAGGAGCTTGGTCATATCTCCAAGTACTGTACCCAGGAGAAGGCGGAACGCACCGATGCTCCCAAGATTTCCTGCTACAACTGCGGCGGGGAGGGCCATCGTGTTCGTGACT GCCCTGAGCCTCGCGTTGACAAGTTTGCGTGCAAGAACTGCGG CCAATCTGGTCACAAGGCTTCTGATTGTGAGGAGCCCCCTAACCCGGCCAATGTCGAGTGCCGCAAGTGCAATGAAG TCGGTCACTTCGCCAAGGATTGTCCCCAGGGTGGTGGTCGCGCGTGCCGCAACTGTGGTGAGGAGGGCCATATGGCCAAGGAGTGCGACAAGCCTCGTGACATGTCCAGCGTCACTTGCCGCAACTGCGACAAGCCGGGCCACTACAGCAGAGAGTGTCCCGAGCCCAAGGACT GGAGCAAGGTCCAGTGCTCAAACTGCCAGCAGATGGGCCACACAAAGGTCCGTTGCAAGGAACCTCCCGctgacgagatggatggaggcaACTTCGGTGATGCCGACAACGACGCTGGTTGGGCTAGCGCTGGCGGCCAGACAAGCGGTGATCACAAGATCGCCGATGATGGCTGGACAGTTGCTCCAGCTGCCTCGACTGCCGATGCTTCGGTTTGGTGA
- a CDS encoding GST C-terminal domain-containing protein yields the protein MANPRVIVYHYSYSPYARRLIWYLALRGIPYSQCIQPPLMPRPDVSRLGISYRRIPILAVGRDVYLDTRLQMRKLEAMFPELPRLGATSPDQVAVERLLSSFTNDTGILATALQLLPQDLPLLKDPAYYRDRGDFLGSELNGSGMDAKKPEALVEVARAIGFLETTLLADGRDWILGTEKPSLADIEAIWPFHWITGLPGALPEDSFSPSVYPRVYAWIRRFQAAVSAAKKRVGAPVTLSGEEAASEIRAGSFCEPEKDVEAGDAVVLAQGLRKGVAVMVWPTDTGSSGRDEGTLTGIDADEVVYETRGVEGLVRVHAPRYRFRVERVKDARL from the exons ATGGCCAACCCTCGTGTCATTGTCTACCACTACTCGTACTCACCATATGCCAGACGGCTGATATGGTATTTGGCCCTACGTGGCATACCGTACAGCCAATGT ATTCAACCTCCTTTGATGCCCCGACCGGACGTCTCCCGTCTGGGCATCTCATACCGTCGTATCCCGATCCTCGCCGTCGGTCGCGATGTCTATCTCGACACGCGGCTACAGATGcgcaagctcgaggccatgTTTCCTGAGCTGCCTCGCCTCGGCGCCACGAGCCCTGACCAAGTCGCTGTTGAGCGCCTACTGTCGAGCTTCACCAACGACACGGGCATCCTAGCCACAGCTCTACAACTCCTCCCGCAAGACCTACCTCTCCTCAAGGACCCAGCGTACTACCGCGACAGGGGCGACTTTCTCGGCTCCGAGCTCAACGGCAGTGGCATGGATgcgaagaagccagaggcgCTCGTCGAGGTGGCCCGCGCCATCGGCTTCCTGGAGACGACTCTTCTCGCCGACGGGCGCGACTGGATCTTGGGGACCGAGAAGCCGAGCCTGGCTGACATTGAGGCCATCTGGCCGTTCCACTGGATAACAGGCCTCCCAGGCGCTCTACCTGAGGACAGCTTCTCCCCCTCAGTGTACCCGCGTGTATATGCCTGGATCCGACGGTTCCAAGCCGCCGTGtcggcggccaagaagcgagtGGGCGCCCCCGTGACTCTCTCTGGCGAGGAGGCAGCCAGCGAAATTCGGGCCGGGTCGTTCTGCGAGCCCGAGAAGGATGTTGAGGCTGGTGACGCGGTCGTTCTCGCGCAGGGCCTACGAAAGGGCGTGGCGGTGATGGTCTGGCCGACTGACACGGGGTCTTCGGGCCGTGACGAGGGGACGCTCACGGGTATTGACGCCGACGAGGTCGTGTACGAGACTCGAGGTGTTGAGGGCTTGGTGAGAGTTCATGCGCCGAGGTACCGGTTTAGGGTAGAGAGGGTCAAGGATGCCAGGTTGTGA